The following coding sequences are from one Vulpes vulpes isolate BD-2025 chromosome 12, VulVul3, whole genome shotgun sequence window:
- the LOC112920189 gene encoding olfactory receptor 8B8-like, translating to MPPGNASFVTEFILVGLTDLPDLQLPLFCLFLLMYVVTVLGNLGLITLIGLNSHLHTPMYFFLFNLSFIDFCYSSVFTPKMLTNFISKKNIISYRGCMTQLYFFCFFGISECYVLTSMAYDRYVAICNPLLYNVVMSPKVCSLLMLGSYLMAFSGAMAHTGCMLRLTFCDANTINHYFCDILPLLQLSCTSTYVNELVVFIVVGVNIIVPTVTIFVSYGFILSSILRISSTEGRSKAFSTCSSHIIAVSLFFGSGAFMYLKPSSVGSMDEGKISSVFYTNVVPLMNPFIYSLRNKDVKCSVRKTLSRRQF from the coding sequence ATGCCTCCTGGAAATGCTTCTTTTGTGACTGAATTCATTCTGGTGGGGCTCACAGACCTACCAGATCTCCAGCTCCCCCTGTTCTGCCTGTTTCTACTCATGTATGTGGTCACTGTGTTGGGAAATTTGGGCTTGATCACTCTAATTGGGTTGAATTCacacctccacacccccatgtacttttTCCTCTTCAATTTGTCCTTCATAGACTTCTGTTATTCTTCTGTGTTTACACCCAAAATGCTGACTAACTTTATATCCAAGAAGAATATTATCTCCTACAGAGGGTGCATGACCCAgctttactttttctgtttttttggcaTTTCTGAATGTTACGTGCTGACATCAATGGCCTATgatcgctatgtggccatctgtaacCCACTTTTGTATAATGTTGTCATGTCCCCTAAAGTGTGTTCCCTCCTTATGCTTGGTTCATATTTGATGGCATTCTCAGGTGCCATGGCCCACACTGGATGCATGCTGAGACTGACCTTCTGTGATGCAAACACCATCAACCATTATTTTTGTGAcatcctccctctgctccagctctCCTGCACCAGCACGTATGTGAATGAGCTGGTGGTTTTCATTGTGGTGGGCGTCAACATCATTGTGCCCACTGTCACCATCTTTGTGTCTTATGGTTTCATCCTCTCCAGCATCCTGCGCATCAGCTCCACTGAAGGCAGATCCAAAGCTTTCAGCACCTGCAGTTCCCACATAATtgctgtttctttgttctttggatCAGGTGCATTTATGTATCTTAAACCATCTTCTGTTGGGTCTATGGATGAGGGGAAAATCTCCTCTGTCTTTTATACCAATGTGGTTCCCTTGATGAACCCTTTCATTTACAGCTTGAGAAATAAAGATGTTAAATGTTCTGTGAGAAAAACTCTGAGTAGGAGGCAGTTTTGA